The sequence CGGCGCCTGTCCTTCCTCGGCGAGGTGGGCCTGGACTACCTGACGATCGACCGGCTGTCGTCGACGCTGTCCGGGGGGGAATCCCAGCGGATCAACCTCGCGACCTCCCTTGGCTCGGCGCTGGTCGGGACGCTCTACGTGCTCGACGAGCCGTCGATCGGCCTGCACCCGCGCGACAACCTGCGGTTGATCGAGATCCTCCGCCAGTTGCGCGACCAGGGCAACACGGTGCTGGTGGTCGAGCACGACGCGGACATGATTCGGGTGGCCGATCACATCGTCGATCTCGGGCTGGGTGCGGGCGAACAGGGAGGGAAGGTCGTCTACTCGGGGACGTTCGACGGCCTGCAGCACGAGCAGCGGTCGCTGACCGCCCGATACCTGCGGGGCGAGCTGTCGATTCCCCTGCCCCACGAGCGGCGTCGCGGGACGGGACAGCGGCTGCGAATCCTGGGCGCGAGCGAGCACAACCTGAAGAAGATCGACGTGACGATCCCGCTGAATACGCTGACGTGCGTCACCGGCGTGAGCGGGTCCGGGAAGTCCACGCTCGTCCACGACATCATCTACCCGGCGATCAAGCGGCTCAAGGGTGATTGGGAGAAGAAAGTCGGCTCACATCGCGGAGTGTCGGGGGCCGAAGCGATCACCGATGTCGTGCTGGTGGACCAGGCACCGATCGGCCGGACGCCGCGCTCGAACCCGGTGACCTATCTCAAGGCGTTCGACCCGATCCGCGAGCTGTTCGCGTCGACCAAGGACGCGCGCTCACGCGGCCTGACGGCCAGCCACTTCTCGTTCAACGTGCCCGGCGGCCGCTGCGAGACCTGCGAGGGCGAAGGGCAGATTCGCGTCGAGATGCAGTTCCTGGCGGACGTGTTCGTGCCGTGCGAGCAGTGCGACGGCAAGCGGTTCAAGCCGCAGGTACTCGACGTGCGCTACCGCGGCAAGAACGTGCACCAGGTGCTGGACCTGACGGTGCGCGAGGCGCTGACGTTCTTTGCCGGATCGGCAAAGGTCCTGCGACGGCTGCACGTGCTCGACGAGATTGGCCTCGGCTACCTGCGACTCGGCCAGCCCGCGACGACGCTCTCGGGCGGAGAGGCCCAGCGCATCAAGATTGCCGCGCACCTCGCGTCGCGCACGGGCGATCGGCTGCTCTACATCCTCGACGAGCCGACCACCGGCTTGCACTTCGACGACATCGCGAAGCTGCTCGCCGCCTTCCGCAAGCTGCTGCAGGCGGGCCACTCGTTGCTCGTCATCGAGCACAATCTCGATGTCATCAAGACCGCCGACCACGTGATCGACCTTGGGCCCGAGGGCGGCGAGGACGGCGGCTGGATCGTGGCCGTCGGCACGCCGGAGGAAGTGGCCGCCATCGACGCCTCCCACACCGGCCGCTACCTTCGGCCTCTCCTCAGCCGGGAGTGAAATCGGGAATGATAGGATGGTGCGGATGAGACGCGTCCTTCCGTTCCTCGTTGCCATCGCCTGCGCTGCCGGAGTTCACGCGCAGCAGCTGTCGTTCGAACAGGTCGTTGCACAACTCAAGGCACCGGAGGCTGCGGCTCGGATGGATGCCCTCAGGTTGCTCGAGGAGTCCGGTTATCCCGAGGCGGGCGGGCCCATTGCCGCGCTGCTGAAGGATCCGGACGAGCGCGTGATGCGGCGCGCCGTGTATGCGGAGCTCGGCCTGTACACCGGTTCGCGGATCGAGCCCAAGAAACGTGTCGCCATGGTGGTCGAGGTCCGCGATTCCCGGCCGGCCGCCCGCGCGTTCGACACCGGCGGCTGGTCGGCGCTTCCGATCGCACCCGTACCACCGGAGATCGTGTCGGGTCTGCTCGCCGCCGCACAGTCACCCGATGTCGCCTTCCGCCTCGAGGTGCTCTACGCGCTCGGCATCCTCGCGCAGGTGGACGGGACGCCGCCGCTCCCGAGCCACCGAGAGGTCGTGAACGCCATGGTGGAGGGCCTCGGCGACCCGGCTTCCGCCGTGCGGGCGACGACGGCACGGGTGGCGGGCCGCATCTTCCGCCGGTGCACCGCGCCGTGCGCAGGCATCGGGATCGAGCGCCTCGGCGACGCCCTCGTGCACGTGCTGAACGATTCGGAGGCCGGCGTTCGCGTGTCCGCGATGGAGGCTCTCGGCGACCTCCGGTGGGAGCGCGGTGTGCAGGCGCTGACGACCAGCTACGAGTACTACAAGAAGGGGAACGACGCGTTGGCGGCGCTCGCGACGCTCGCGCAGATCGGTCACCCGTCGTCGCTTCCATTGTTCCAGAGCGTGATGGCGCGGAACGACGACGACCTCCGACGCGAGGCCATCGAGGGGATCGGCCGGACAGGTGACACAACCGCCGTGGCGGCCCTCGAGCCACTGCTGGCGTCCGAACGGTCGGTTCCGCTGCAACTGGCCGTCGCGTTCGCCTTGCACCGTGCGGGCCGAGGCTCGCACATCGACGTGCTCGTTCAGGCGGTCGGCACGCGTGTGAACCGGTTGCAGGCGCAGGACTACCTCGTCGAACTCGGTCCTGCCGCCGCGGGTCCGGTCGCCGCCGCGCTGCAGTCCGAAACGCTGCACGCGGATTCGCCCGAGGCTCGGATCGCGCTGATCGAGGTGCTGAGCGCCGTCGGCGGCACGGCCCAGGTGCCGGCGATCGACATCCTGCGCAGCGACAAGAACGCCAGGCTGGCGAGCGTGGCGGAGCGGACGTCCCTCAGGCTCAAGGCGCGGCAGTAGCGGTGGCAATCCGGAGATCGTTCTACGATCGTCCCACGCTCGCCGTCGCGGCCGATCTGATCGGCAAGGTCCTCGTGCACCGCGCCCCGGAGGGGACGTCCTCCGGCGCCATCGTGGAGGCCGAGGCCTACATCGGCGAGAACGATCCGGCGTGCCACGCAGCCCCGGGTCCGACGGCCCGCAACCAGCCGCTCTACGGCCCACCGGGCCACGCCTACGTCTATCTCAACTACGGCATTCACTTCCTCTTCAACGTGGTGACCGAGGGCGACGGACGACCAGCGGCAGTCCTGGTCCGAGCGCTCCAGCCGATCGACGGCCTCGATCTGATGCAGCGGCGGCGGGCGCCCGACCGGCGCGGCGCGGTGATTCCGCACGACGAATTGTGTCGCGGGCCGGGCAACGTTGCCCGTGCGATGGGCATCACGCTCGCGCACAACAGAACGGACCTGTGCGGGCGGACGATCTATCTCGAGGATCGCGGGCTCGTCGTCGAAGAGATCGCGTGGGGCCCGAGGATCGGCATCAGCGTGGGGATCGACCGGCCGTGGCGCTGCTACGTTCCGAGTCATCCTGCCGTGTCGGGGCGGAAGTGAGCGTGAGCCAGTCCTTGAGTCTGCCGGCCAGCCGCAGCCGCGTGTCCCGGCAGGCGTCGATTCTCTCCAGCGTCAACTGAAGCGAACGCGATCCCTGCGACATCGCACCGAAGAACTTCTGCACCCTGTCGCGAGACTCCGAATCACAGAACGAGCCGGCGGCCGGTGCGATGACAGACAGGGCCGACCCCTGGCCCGCCTTCCGCGCCACCTCTGCCCAGCGAGAGGTGACGAAGCTCCAGGTGGCGTTTCTCGCGGAGGGGTTTTCCAGCGCGACGGCCAGCAAGGGAGCCACGTCCTGCCCGCGGACCTCATCCGACAGCGTGGACGCGAGCAGTCGTCCGACCAGTGTCGGATCCTGCCCACGAGCCAGCGCGAGTCGCATGGCCGTCTGGATGGCGGGCGGCGCCGTGTTGGCCGCGTCCTGCACGCGCGCGAAGAGGTCGGCGCCCTCGCCCGACGCCGCCAGCCTGATGACGACCTCCAGCAGCGATGGGTCGAGGCGAAGGCTGCCGTCCAGATGCGCTGTGAGCATCTGCCTGGCCTTGGTCGCCACCTCCGGGTCCCGGCCGATCTCACCGACGATGCCCAGCACGACCGCACGCAGCCGAAGTCGGTCGCCGGAATCGTCGGCCGCAGGCGACCAGCCGAGTGACGCGAGCACCGGGGCGAATGTCGTGCGCACCCACCCCTCGAACATCGCGCGATCGTTGTCGGCCACGACCCTGTCGTGCAGGAACGCCAGGCCATCGGCAGCTTCCTCGAGAACCTCCGGAGTCGCATCGCCAGCCAGCGCGCCCACCAGCCCGAGATAGTCGCCCGGCCCGTGGGTTCCGGCGCGCGCCAGCGCCCACTCGTCGTCGATCAGCCGAAGCCGCTCGGCCGGCGTGAGCCGCTCACGGGCCACCGCGGCCAGCCGTGACACGACTCCGGCGGTGTACGACACGCGGTAGTAGCCGCGGGCGCCAGCATTCGCGAAGATGAGTGGTGCGCAGCCGGGGATGGTGGCGGTCTGTCGCGCGGCGGACAGGAGGAGCGGGGTCGTACTCGTGCTGGCGGAGCGATCGTCGATTGACCGCAGTCCGATGGGAATCTGCCAGCCTCCCCCCGCGACCGGCCGACTCGGCGCCTCCACCGCAAACCGACGCTGAGCCAGATCGACGACCGTTCGGTCGGTGCCGTCGCACCCGCTGGCCACCGAGACCACCGGCACGCCGCTCTGGTCGATGAACCGGGCCATCACCCGATCGGCAGGCCGGCCCGACGTGCGCGCCAGCTCGTTCCAGAAATCCTCGGATGTCGCGCTCCCGTAGGCGTGCGCACGCAGGTAGGCGTTGACGCCGGCGCGGAACGCGTCGGCGCCGACGTCGCTCTCGACCATGCGCAGGATGGCTCCGGCCTTCGAGTAGGCAAACGCGTCGAATGCCTCGTCGATCTCGGCGGGGGTCGTGAGCGTCGTCCGGATCGCCCGGGCCGACCGGAGCGTGTCGAGATCCATCACCCGGCCGGTCTCCGCGATGTCGGCCAGCTCCGCGTGCCACTGCGGTTTCCACGCCACAAGTGGCTTCGAGGCCATCCAGGTGGCAAATCCCTCGTTCAGCCACAGGTCGTCCCACCAGCGCATCGTCACCAGGTCACCGAACCACTGGTGCGCAATCTCGTGCGCGATGACAGACGCCACCGTGACCTGATTGGCCTGTGTGGCGGTCGCTTCGTCCAGGAGGAGATCCTGCTCGCGGAAGAAGATGGCGCCGGTGTTCTCCATGGCGCCCGCATCGAAGTCGGGAACGGCCACGAGGTCCAGCTTGCGGAACGGATAGCGGATCGAGAAGTAGTGATTGTAGAAGCGCAGGACGTTCTCGGCGGCGTCGAGCGCGAACCGTCCGAGCTGCCGGCGGTCGGGTGTGGTGCACACTCGAATGGGGATCGAATCGGCACCTCCCTCGACGCACGCGAAGTCGCCGACGGCCAGCGCAGCCAGGTACGACGGCATCTTCTGCGTCGTGCTGAACTTGAGTGTGTGCTTGCCGGCCTTCGGCCCCGGCGTGTCGGAGAGCAGTGGGCCGTTCGAGATGGCCGTGTCGTGTTCATCCACCACCGCGGCGATGGTGAAGCTCGCCTTGACGGCCGGTTCGTCGAAGCAGGGAAACGCGCGCCGCGCGTCGGTGGCCTCGAACTGGGTGATGGCGTACTTCTTCCCGTTCGCGCGGCTCAGGTAGAAGCCTCGCAACTCCGAGTTGAGGCGGCCGCCGTAGCGGAGTTGCAGCTTGATCGTTCCCTGCGACAGCTTCCTGGGCGTCGTGAACGTCACCGTTTGGTGAGGCGGATCGGTCGAGACCGTGGGCGTCAGCGTCCGGTCGTAGGGCAACAACACGATCGCGTCGTAGACCTCGAGGTCGACCGCGTTCAGGACAATCTTGTTCGTCGCCTTGTCCACGCGGAGGTCGATCGTCAGATCGCCATCGAAGCTGGTCGTCGTGAAGTCGGGAGCGAGGGTGAGTTGATAGTGGAGGGGAATGACGTCGAGGGGCAGGCGCTCGGCGACGGCCGCCGTCGCGATGAGACAGCAGGCCGCGAACGACACGACGGTGCCCAGTTGACGGAGGATAGACATCTACCGCGTCCGGGGGGCGCTTCGCCCGACCACCGGCACCTTGATCTGCATCTTGCGGCCTTCCCGCAGGATGTCGATCGTCGCCGTGCTGCCGATCTTGGTATCCGACAGCGAGCGCCGGAACCGTGCATCGTCTTCGACGGCCTGGCCGTTGAAGCCGACGACGACGTCGCCCGGCCGCAGGCCGGCCTGGAAGGCCGATGACGCGCGCGCCATCTGGGTGATCAACGCCCCGCGGACGTTGGGTACGCCCAGTTGCTCGGCCCACTCGGGCGTGAGCGCCTCGATGCGCAGTGCGCCGATCGACCCGCGCCGCACTTCGCCGAATCTGATCAGATCGTCCGCGACGCGTCGCGCGAGGTTGCTCGGCACCGCGAACCCGACGCCCTGGTAGCCGCCGCTCTGGCTGAGAATCGCCGTGTTGATCCCGACGACCTCGCCTCGTGCGTCGAGCAGCGCGCCGCCGGAATTACCCGGATTGATTGCCGCGTCGGTCTGGATGAAGTCCTCGTAGTCCGCGACCCCGACTCCCATCCGGCCGGTCGCGCTGACGATCCCGAGCGTCACCGTCTGGTTCAGCTGGAACGGGCTGCCGATCGCCAGGACCCATTGACCGACCTTCAACCTGCTCGAATCGGCCCACGGTACGACGGGGAGGCCGGTGGCGTTGATGCGGACGACGGCGATGTCGGTCGTCGGATCACGACCGACAATTTGTCCCTTCACTTCGCGCTTGTCCGGCAACACCGCCGTGATCTGCCGGACGTTCCCGCTGACGACGTGATTGTTCGTGACGACGTAGCCGTCGGCGGAGATGATGACGCCCGACCCGAGGCTCTGCTGCGGCCGGTTGCGCCCGCCGAACCAGTCCTCGTCCTCGCCCAGGAACTGGCTGAAGAACGGGTCGTTGGCAAACGGGGACGTCGAGCGGACGATGCTCTCGGCCGAGATGTTGACGACCCCGCTGACACCCCGGGCGGCGATCCCGCTGAAGTCAGGCAACCCCGACGGAGCGAGCGCGTTCGGCTGCGTCGTGGCGGCCGCGCGCGTGGCTGCCTGCGGTGCCGCAGTGGAGTCGGTGGTCTGGTGGAAGCGTCCGGTGACGACAAGGCCGGCAGCGAAGCCGGCGAGGACGAACATCAGGCCGAAGAACAGATTTCGGTGCATGTGGAGAACCTATCGGGCTGACACGGGTGCCCGCACAGATAGCGTAGCAACAGAACGCGAAATGAAGAATCGAAAACGAGACACGGACGAAACCGACGACGGCGGGCGGGCCGATGTGAAGTCGCGAAACCCGAGCACGAACAGCGGACAGCTGAGAAAGAGCGACGAAGGCGGGGCTACTGGACGTCGATCCGGCGGAGATCGAACAGTTTGGGGACGGTGATCGTCAGGATTCCGTTGTCGAGGTCGGCGCTGATGCTCGCGACGTTCACGGCGTGCGGAAGGACGAACGTGCGGGCGAACCGGCCGTGCCCCCGCTCGACGCGTTCGAAGCGGGGCGACGGGATGTCGCGCGCCGGCCGTTCTCCGCGCAACGTCAGCTTGCCGTCCTGAAATTGAATCTGGATGTCGTCGCGTGAGAGTCCCGCCACCTCGGCGGTGACGACGTAGCCTTCGGGGGTTTCGTACAAATCGACGGGCGGCATCCATCCGGGTTCGTCGGCGCCGGCGAGACGGTTGATGCGCTCGTGCAGCGCCAGCAGGTCCTGGAGCGGATCCCAGCGTGTGAAGGCCACAGCCCATCGTAGCATACGCGCCGGGTGGGGGCAGCAGGCGGCCGCCGCGGCGTTGGCAGCGGGTGGGCGGGTCGGCGGCTCACGCGGCCGGCTGTGCTACACTTACTAACTTCGACTCTTGCGACTTCTTGAAGGCGTGGCGCAATGAGTCGCGGGTAAGGCCTGCCGTTGGAGCTCCCGCCAGGACCCGAAGTCCCCAGTGACCGACACGCCAGGTGGTGACATGCAAGCGACAAGACTCCGTAAGGGAATGTTGATCAAGATGGGCGCGGATCTGATGCGCGTCATCGAATTGCAGCACGTGACGCCCGGCAACTTGCGCGGCTTCGTCCGCGTGAAACTGCGGAACATCCGGACGACCGCGCTGGCGGATCAGAAGCTGCGGTCGGAAGACGAAGTCGAGCGCGCGACGCTCGACGAGAAGTCGATGCAGTACCTCTACCACGACGGCTCGGCGTACCACTTCATGGACACCGACACGTACGAGCAGATCCAGCTGACCGACGAGGTCCTTGGGGATGCCGTGGGCTATCTCGTGTCGGAAGCCGTGATCAAGATGGAGTTCTACGGCAGCGAGCCGGTCGGCATCGAACTCCCGCAGACCGTGGATCTGAAGGTGGTGGAGACGGCGCCCGCGATCAAGGGGGCGACGGCGAGCGCACAGCTCAAGCCGGCCAAGCTCGAAACCGGTCTGGTCGTGCAGGTGCCTCCGTTTGTCAACGAGGGCGAGAAGATACGCGTCGTGACGGAGACGGGCGAGTATCAGTCGCGAGCCTAGGCTCGGGGCTCAGGACTCGGGGGGAGCACGCGAGTGGACGTTCCACGCACACAACAAGCCGGCTGGATCGAGGTGATCACCGGCAGCATGTTCAGCGGCAAGAGCGAAGAATTGATCCGGCGGCTTCGCCGCGCGCAGATCGCGCGCCAGAAGGTACAGATCTTCAAGCCCACCTTCGATAATCGGTACAGCGAGCACCACATCGTGTCGCACAGCGACATGCGGATTGCGTCGGAAGCCGTCGCGAATTCCCGCGGGCTGATTGCCGAGGTCGATGACGACACGGAGGTCGTCGGGATCGACGAGGGACAGTTCTTCGACGCAGACCTGCCGGCGGTGTGCAACGAGCTGGCGAACAAGGGCAAGCGGGTGATCGTCGCTGGGCTCGACCAGGACTACCTCGGCAAGCCCTTCGAGCCGATGCCGCAACTGCTTGCGATTGCCGAGTACATCACCAAGACGCTGGCCATCTGCATGGTGTGCGGCAGTCCGGCCAATCACACGCAGCGCCTCGTGGCGAGTCAGGACCGTGTCCTGCTGGGCGCACAGGGGACCTACGAGGCCCGGTGCCGCCGCTGCTTCGACCCGTCTCTCGCCTCGGTCTCCGAGCCCGTCTGAGGTCGGCCGGCCCATGGCTCGGCTGCTGCTGCTCTTCGGCCTCGGCTTCCTGATCGCTGACGTGCGCGCGCTCGTCGAGCAGGTGCGCTACTGGCAGCGTCGGCGCACCGCGCTGCTCACGTGGCCCGCGGCGCGCCCGCCGTTCTTCGTGCTGCAGGTCGGCATCGGCGTCGCGATCGGCGTGCTGTTCGTCTTCAACCTGCTCTTCCGCCCGGCCGCCGCCGAGCAGCTCTTCGGCGAGGGCATGATGCTCCTCTACTACGGCTACGTCGTCCCGATGTCCACGCGGATCGAACGCGGCTTCTACCGCGACGGCGTCTGGACCGACCGGCGGTTCATTCGGTACGGTCGAATCGGTGCCGTCACCTGGCGCGAAGGCCGGGATCCCGTGCTGCTACTGGCCGCGCGCACGGATCCGACGGCGGCCTTGATGGTCGTGCCGAGCCGTTTCTACGGCGCCGTCCGCCGGATTCTGCGCGATCTCATCGGCACGGGTGTCCTGAAGCTTGCAGATACCGGTCTGCATCTCGGTCTCAAGGATTACCGGGAAGACGTGTAGCGGCGGGTCAGTGCCCCAGCAGCCAGCCGATCAATCCGGGGCCGCTGGTCATCGGGTCACCGATCCAGGCGGGCGGGGTCAGCCAGGTGAACGCGAGGATGGCGATGACCCACAGGTCGTACTGCCAGGTGGCGCGCTCGTCGGTCCAGAAGAACGCGCGCCAGAAGACCAGCGCCGGCAGCGACTTCTTGCTCTCCCTCACCCCGTTCAACTCGCGCCACGTGAAGTAGATTCGATCCGCCACGGTGACGATGGACAGGATCAGGATGACCCACAGGACCGCGGCCATCCGGTTCGTGAAGGCGCCGATCATGAACAGCACGATCCGCTCGGGCCGTTCCATGAATCCCACCTTGCACTTCTCGATGATCGACTCGGCGCGGGCCCGTGTGTAGCTGGTCATCACCGAGAACATCATCGCCAGTGCGGCGATGATGACGTAGTCGGCGCGCCCTGCCTTCGTATACAGATAGACGAGACCGATGTACAGGGTGATGTCCGAGAAGCGATCCATCACCGAGTCCCAGAAGGCGCCGAACAGCGTCTCGCGGTCGCGCGCCCGGGCGACCTTGCCGTCGATGAAGTCGAAGATGTTGGCGGCCAGCATCACGAAACCGGCCGTACGGAACGCCTTGACGCCCAACAGCCAGGCGGCCGTGATGTTGACGACGACGCCGGTGAACGTCAGGACGTTTGGCGAGATCCGTAGCGCGACACACGTCGCGATGATCGCGCGGAGCGGCCAGTTGCAGACCTTTCCGATAGCGCCCGTAAACGTCATCAGCGGTTCAGGCTCCATCGCCGGCACTACCCGGCGCCCACGCGGCCGCGGCTATAATCGAAGACCGGCCGACCGTGCGAAAAACGCAACATAGTAGTCCATGCCCATCTGTGATCTCAAGAGCCGGATCGATCGATTGCCCGAACAGCCGGGTGTCTACCTGTACGCAAATGCTGCTGGGGAAACGATTTACGTCGGCAAGGCACGTTCTCTTCGGGATCGTGTTCGCAGCTACCTCGGGGCCTATGGCACCAGCCCGAAGACCGATGCCCTGCTCGACGAGGCGGACGGGCTGGAGTTCATCGTCACCGACTCGGTGGTCGAGGCGCTGGCGCTCGAGAACAATCTCATCAAGCAGCGGATGCCCAAATACAACATCCTGCTGCGCGACGACAAGAACTACCCCTACCTCCGGCTGACGACGACCGAACCGTTCCCGCGGGTGCTGGTTGCGCGAAGTGTCGAGCGCGACGGGGCGGTCTACGCCGGACCGTTCATGCCGGCGAGCCTCGCGCGCCGGGCGATGTCGCTCAGCCACCGGCTGTTTGGTATCCGCTCGTGCAACGAGGAAATCAACGGGCGGCGCGGCCGGCCGTGCCTCGAATACGACATCAAGCGATGCCTGGCGCCGTGCGTCGGATCGCTGTGCACCGAGGACCGGTACGCCCGTGCAGTGGAGGACACGCGGCTGTTTCTCGAGGGCCGGACCGACGAGTTGCTGGAGGAACTGAGGAGCCGAATGGCGGCCGCCGCGGCGGATGAGCGCTTCGAGCAGGCGGCGCAGTTGCGCGACGCCGCGCGAACGGTCCAGACGCTGCGCGACCGCCAGCAGAAGATGGCGTCGGTCGAACTCGGCGACCGCGACGCGTTCGGTGTGAAGATCGGCCCCGCCGGCGCGGCCATCCAGGTCTTCCAGGTCCGCCACGGCCGCGTCGTCGAACGCGTGGGCCTGTTCGCGGAATTGGGGTCGGGACCATTTTCCGAAATGGGTTCCGGGACTGTCGGCGCGACCGATACCCTGCAGGCGACTCTGCCTCAGTTCTATCTGGATCGCGAGGCGCCGCCGGAGATCCACCTCCCCGTTGAACTGCCCGAGGCCGAGGCGACCGAGGCCTGGTTGTCGGCGCGGGCGGGCCGTCGGGTGCGGCTGGTCGTGCCGAAGCGGGGCGAGAAACGCGGTCTGCTCGACCTCGCCGCCCGCAATGCGGCGATCGCGTACGAGTCGCGCCACAATCAGGGACAGGCGGCCCACTACGACGGGCTCGACACGCTTCGCGTCGTCCTCGGCCTGCCCGGCGTACCGCTCCGCATCGAGTGTTTCGACATTTCCACCATCCAGGGAAGCGAGACGGTGGCGTCGATGGTGGTGTGCGAAGACGGGAGGATGAAGCGGGGAGACTACCGGAAGTTCCGGATCAAGTCCGGACTGAAGACCGGCCGCTACCTCGACGACTTCGCAGCCATGAACCAGGTGGTGATGCGACGGTACCAGCGTGTCCTGGAGGCGGGCGGGCCGTTCCCCGATCTGATTCTGATCGACGGCGGCAAGGGGCAGCTGTCGGCCGCGTACGCGGCGCTCGAGGAACTTGGCCTCGCGAATCTCGTAGCCGTCGGCCTCGCCAAGAAGGAGGAACTCGTCTTCACGCGCGACCGCGACGAACCGCTGGCCCTCCCGCGGGCGGATGCCGCGCTGCTGCTCCTCCAGCAGATTCGCGACGAAGCTCACCGTTTTGCGGTGACGTTCCACCGACAGGCCCGCCGGATCAGGGACCTCACGTCCGAACTCGACGGCGTCCCCGGCGTCGGGCCTCGCCGGCGGCGGGCGCTGCTCACGGCGTTCGGCAGCGTGGCCGGCCTGCGACGCGCCAGCCGCGAGGAGTTGACGGCCATCGTCGGCCCGAAGGTCGCCGACACGGTACTCGCCTATTTCGCCGCCCTTGGCCGGTCGGGTTGATGTCGCCGGTGTCTTTGACAGCCCACGGAACCCGGTGTTAGCCTGATTAGCTCTCGGCTCAACACGTGGACATCAACTTCGGTCAGGTCTTCATTTCGTTTCTCGTGCTGGTGTTTTCGCTGACGGTCCATGAATCGGCCCACGCGTGGGCCGCAGACCGCCTCGGCGATCCCACCGCCCGTCTGCTCGGACGCGTGTCCCTGAACCCGCTGGTTCACGCCGATCCGATCGGCACGCTCCTCTTCCCCCTGGTCGGCCTCGTCACCGGGGCGCCGCTCATCGGATGGGCAAAGCCGGTACCGGTGGCCACGTGGCGGTTCGACCATCCGCGGCGCGCGTATCTCCTGGTCGCGGCGGCCGGTCCAATCAGCAACC comes from Vicinamibacterales bacterium and encodes:
- the uvrC gene encoding excinuclease ABC subunit UvrC is translated as MPICDLKSRIDRLPEQPGVYLYANAAGETIYVGKARSLRDRVRSYLGAYGTSPKTDALLDEADGLEFIVTDSVVEALALENNLIKQRMPKYNILLRDDKNYPYLRLTTTEPFPRVLVARSVERDGAVYAGPFMPASLARRAMSLSHRLFGIRSCNEEINGRRGRPCLEYDIKRCLAPCVGSLCTEDRYARAVEDTRLFLEGRTDELLEELRSRMAAAAADERFEQAAQLRDAARTVQTLRDRQQKMASVELGDRDAFGVKIGPAGAAIQVFQVRHGRVVERVGLFAELGSGPFSEMGSGTVGATDTLQATLPQFYLDREAPPEIHLPVELPEAEATEAWLSARAGRRVRLVVPKRGEKRGLLDLAARNAAIAYESRHNQGQAAHYDGLDTLRVVLGLPGVPLRIECFDISTIQGSETVASMVVCEDGRMKRGDYRKFRIKSGLKTGRYLDDFAAMNQVVMRRYQRVLEAGGPFPDLILIDGGKGQLSAAYAALEELGLANLVAVGLAKKEELVFTRDRDEPLALPRADAALLLLQQIRDEAHRFAVTFHRQARRIRDLTSELDGVPGVGPRRRRALLTAFGSVAGLRRASREELTAIVGPKVADTVLAYFAALGRSG